The Agromyces atrinae genome window below encodes:
- the purS gene encoding phosphoribosylformylglycinamidine synthase subunit PurS, whose translation MPTITVDVMPKAELLDPQGKAVAGALARTGHTAISGVRIGKRFELTVDGPIDDAVRAEVEKLADEVLSNSVIEDVVGIHYETAAGETH comes from the coding sequence GTGCCCACGATCACGGTCGACGTCATGCCCAAGGCCGAACTGCTCGACCCGCAGGGGAAGGCCGTCGCCGGCGCCCTCGCGCGCACCGGCCACACTGCCATCAGCGGCGTGCGTATCGGCAAGCGCTTCGAACTCACGGTCGACGGACCGATCGACGACGCCGTGCGCGCCGAGGTCGAGAAGCTCGCCGACGAGGTGCTGTCGAACTCCGTCATCGAAGACGTCGTGGGCATCCACTACGAGACCGCCGCAGGCGAGACCCACTGA
- the purQ gene encoding phosphoribosylformylglycinamidine synthase subunit PurQ: MRIGVITFPGSLDDRDAQRAVRLAGAEPVALWHGSHDLEGVDALVLPGGFSYGDYLRAGAIASLSPIMTEVVDAANKGLPVLGICNGFQMLAEAHLVEGGLVRNDHGSFVCRDQVLRVENTSTDWTNAFDDGQEITIPLKNGEGGFIASAETLDRLEGEGLVAFRYVGVNPNGSLRDIAGVTNARGNVVGLMPHPEHAVEPGFGPDTDVAMRSGVDGLGFFSSVIRSSLVEA; the protein is encoded by the coding sequence ATGCGCATCGGCGTCATCACCTTCCCGGGCTCGCTCGACGATCGCGACGCCCAGCGCGCCGTTCGTCTCGCCGGCGCCGAGCCCGTCGCCCTGTGGCACGGCTCGCACGACCTCGAAGGCGTCGACGCCCTCGTGCTGCCCGGAGGGTTCAGCTACGGCGACTACCTCCGCGCGGGCGCGATCGCGAGCCTGTCGCCGATCATGACCGAGGTCGTGGATGCCGCGAACAAGGGCCTTCCCGTGCTCGGAATCTGCAACGGGTTCCAGATGCTCGCCGAAGCGCACCTTGTCGAGGGTGGCCTCGTGCGCAACGACCACGGCTCGTTCGTCTGCCGCGATCAGGTGCTGCGCGTCGAGAACACGTCGACCGACTGGACCAATGCGTTCGACGACGGCCAGGAGATCACGATCCCGCTGAAGAACGGCGAGGGCGGATTCATCGCGTCCGCCGAGACGCTCGATCGACTCGAGGGCGAGGGCCTCGTCGCCTTCCGCTACGTCGGCGTGAACCCGAACGGGTCGCTCCGCGACATCGCGGGCGTGACGAACGCGCGCGGAAACGTCGTGGGCCTCATGCCGCACCCCGAGCACGCGGTCGAGCCGGGCTTCGGCCCCGACACCGACGTCGCCATGCGTTCGGGCGTCGACGGCCTCGGGTTCTTCTCGAGCGTCATCCGCAGCTCGCTCGTCGAGGCGTAG
- a CDS encoding DHA2 family efflux MFS transporter permease subunit: MENVTRPWPALWALVIGFFMILVDSTIVSIANPAILRDLDTDITAVIWVTSAYLLAYAVPLLITGRLGDRFGPKRVYLVGLVIFTLASLWCGFAGDIGMLIAARAVQGLGAALMTPQTMSVITRIFPPDKRGAAMGLWGAVAGVATLVGPILGGLLVDSLGWEWIFFVNVPVGIVAFILAVRLVPNLTTHAHRFDWLGVVLSAVGLFLVIFGIQEGETFEWGTIVGPISVWGLIITGLVVLVGFVVWQRFNRAEPLLPLGLFRDRNFALSNAAITVLGLAIVAMPLPLAFYYQVGRGLEPTQAALMLAPMAVVTGIASPLVGKLADRVNPRWIAFTGFLVVAASLSWMATLLTPDSPFWLLLIPAAFLGLGMSGLWAPLATTATRNLPPALAGAGSGVYNMTRQVGSVFGSAAIAALLNSRLAAELPGFDTGAAEQGGALPAEAAAGFSAAMGQSLILPIIAFVVGALVVLFFAKPKQTVAWGAPTPAAPVAAEG, encoded by the coding sequence ATGGAGAACGTCACCCGCCCCTGGCCCGCCCTCTGGGCGCTCGTCATCGGCTTCTTCATGATCCTCGTCGACTCGACGATCGTGTCGATCGCGAACCCCGCGATCCTGCGCGACCTCGACACCGACATCACGGCCGTCATCTGGGTGACAAGTGCGTACCTGCTCGCCTACGCCGTGCCGCTGCTCATCACGGGCCGTCTCGGCGACCGTTTCGGCCCGAAGCGCGTGTACCTCGTCGGCCTCGTCATCTTCACGCTCGCGTCGCTGTGGTGCGGCTTCGCCGGTGACATCGGCATGCTCATCGCGGCTCGCGCCGTGCAGGGCCTCGGCGCCGCGCTCATGACGCCGCAGACGATGTCGGTCATCACGCGCATCTTCCCGCCCGACAAGCGCGGCGCGGCGATGGGTCTCTGGGGTGCCGTCGCGGGTGTCGCGACGCTCGTCGGCCCGATCCTCGGCGGACTGCTCGTCGACTCGCTCGGGTGGGAGTGGATCTTCTTCGTGAACGTGCCCGTCGGCATCGTCGCGTTCATCCTCGCGGTGCGTCTCGTGCCGAACCTCACGACGCACGCGCACCGCTTCGACTGGCTCGGCGTCGTGCTGAGCGCCGTCGGCCTCTTCCTCGTGATCTTCGGGATCCAGGAGGGCGAGACGTTCGAATGGGGCACGATCGTCGGCCCGATCTCGGTGTGGGGCCTCATCATCACGGGTCTCGTCGTGCTCGTCGGCTTCGTCGTGTGGCAGCGCTTCAACCGCGCCGAGCCGCTCCTGCCGCTCGGCCTCTTCCGTGACCGTAACTTCGCCCTCTCGAACGCCGCGATCACGGTGCTCGGCCTCGCGATCGTCGCCATGCCGCTCCCGCTCGCGTTCTACTACCAGGTCGGCCGTGGCCTCGAGCCGACCCAGGCGGCCCTCATGCTCGCGCCGATGGCGGTCGTCACCGGTATCGCCTCGCCGCTCGTCGGCAAGCTCGCCGACCGCGTCAACCCGCGCTGGATCGCGTTCACGGGGTTCCTCGTCGTCGCGGCATCCCTCTCGTGGATGGCGACGCTCCTCACGCCCGACTCGCCGTTCTGGCTGCTCCTCATCCCGGCCGCCTTCCTCGGTCTCGGGATGTCGGGGCTCTGGGCGCCGCTCGCGACGACGGCGACCCGCAACCTGCCGCCCGCCCTCGCGGGTGCCGGCTCCGGCGTCTACAACATGACCCGCCAGGTCGGTTCGGTGTTCGGCTCGGCCGCGATCGCCGCGCTCCTCAACTCGCGCCTCGCCGCCGAGCTTCCCGGCTTCGACACGGGTGCCGCCGAGCAGGGCGGGGCGCTCCCGGCCGAAGCCGCCGCGGGCTTCAGCGCCGCGATGGGTCAGTCGCTCATCCTGCCGATCATCGCCTTCGTCGTCGGAGCCCTCGTCGTGCTGTTCTTCGCGAAGCCGAAGCAGACCGTCGCGTGGGGTGCCCCGACGCCCGCGGCTCCGGTCGCCGCCGAGGGGTAG
- the kynA gene encoding tryptophan 2,3-dioxygenase, translating to MSVDENTRDIEEGVVTDLSGRMSYGGYLDLDTLLSAQKPVSAPEHHDELLFIVQHQTTELWLKLVLHELESACALLRSDQLAPALKRIARVKHIQRTLTEQWSVLATLTPTEYAEFRGYLGSSSGFQSYQYRAVEFLLGNKNERMLTVFESEPGAHELLSNLLAAPTIYDEFLRYLARAGYPIPTEVLERDVTRAWTFREDLVPVFTAIYADADANWSAYETCEELVDLEDNFQLWRFRHLKTVARIIGHKPGTGGSSGVPFLQRALDLTFFPELFAVRTEIGR from the coding sequence GTGAGTGTCGATGAGAACACGCGGGATATCGAAGAGGGCGTCGTCACCGACCTGAGCGGTCGAATGAGTTACGGGGGCTACCTCGATCTCGACACGCTGCTGTCGGCTCAGAAGCCCGTCAGCGCGCCCGAGCACCATGACGAGCTGCTCTTCATCGTGCAGCACCAGACCACTGAGCTGTGGTTGAAGCTCGTGCTCCACGAGCTCGAGAGCGCGTGCGCTCTGCTGCGTTCCGATCAGCTCGCTCCCGCGCTCAAGCGCATCGCGCGGGTCAAGCACATCCAGCGCACGCTGACCGAGCAGTGGTCGGTGCTCGCGACCCTGACCCCCACCGAGTACGCCGAGTTCCGCGGTTACCTCGGCTCGTCGAGCGGCTTCCAGTCGTATCAGTACCGCGCCGTCGAGTTCCTCCTCGGCAACAAGAACGAGCGCATGCTGACGGTCTTCGAGAGCGAGCCCGGCGCGCACGAGCTGCTCTCGAATCTGCTCGCGGCCCCCACCATCTATGACGAGTTCCTGCGCTACCTCGCTCGCGCGGGCTACCCGATCCCGACCGAGGTGCTCGAGCGCGACGTCACGCGGGCCTGGACCTTCCGCGAGGACCTCGTGCCCGTCTTCACGGCGATCTACGCCGACGCCGACGCGAACTGGTCGGCGTACGAGACGTGCGAAGAGCTCGTCGACCTCGAGGACAACTTCCAGCTCTGGCGGTTCCGTCACCTGAAGACGGTCGCGCGCATCATCGGCCACAAGCCGGGCACGGGCGGCTCGAGCGGCGTGCCGTTCCTGCAGCGCGCCCTCGATCTCACGTTCTTCCCCGAGCTCTTCGCGGTGCGCACCGAGATCGGACGATGA
- a CDS encoding OsmC family protein, whose translation MTLTDAPTIPASTADERARRLTEAGAAWGERIAANPSTADLTYTVTGRGAGSVASEIRAGKHRFIVDEPAALAGDDVAASPVEFALGALISCQIVVYRLYAQALGIVVDDISIEAQGDLNVTKLFGIDESGRAGFSGVRLVVSLTGPESAERYDELRAAVDEHCPVLDLFANPVPVSVSLA comes from the coding sequence ATGACCCTTACTGACGCTCCCACCATTCCCGCTTCGACCGCCGACGAGCGGGCCCGCCGACTCACCGAGGCCGGAGCCGCCTGGGGTGAACGCATCGCCGCGAACCCCTCCACCGCCGACCTCACCTACACAGTGACGGGTCGGGGCGCTGGCTCCGTCGCGAGCGAGATCCGTGCGGGCAAGCACCGTTTCATCGTCGACGAGCCCGCCGCCCTCGCCGGTGACGACGTCGCCGCGAGCCCCGTGGAGTTCGCGCTCGGCGCCCTCATCTCGTGCCAGATCGTCGTCTACCGTCTGTACGCGCAGGCGCTCGGCATCGTCGTCGACGACATCTCGATCGAGGCACAGGGCGACCTCAACGTGACGAAGCTCTTCGGCATCGACGAGTCGGGTCGCGCCGGCTTCTCGGGCGTGCGACTCGTCGTCTCGCTCACGGGCCCCGAGTCGGCCGAACGCTACGACGAGTTGCGCGCCGCGGTCGACGAGCACTGCCCCGTCCTCGATCTGTTCGCGAACCCCGTGCCGGTGAGCGTCTCACTCGCCTGA
- a CDS encoding amidohydrolase family protein: MNRVDLGDEARSVRRSLAGEHAGETGTRLPPFIDHHVHLALVDPSGLGAHGIAGVVDLGANPATISRFAESAGRARVAYAGAFLTAPGGYPVGRSWLPEGAAREITPTTSSPADALPDAARIAVDEQAAFGASVIKVTLNSDGPVLDLDTLRAIVAAARIHDLPVAAHVEGEGMTRLALDAEIDALVHTPWTEHVPSSLIARAAARQVWISTLAIHEGAGRDTALDNLSRFREAGGRVVYGTDLGNGDLPVGVNAVEIAALQDAGFGARGILAALVDPWPAAAQPDDGIATFVPGPRPTAPTDLPAWLARSCVVPVEDLEEIR, from the coding sequence GTGAATCGGGTCGACCTCGGCGACGAAGCCCGGAGCGTGCGTCGTTCGCTCGCCGGTGAACACGCGGGCGAGACGGGCACCCGGTTGCCGCCGTTCATCGACCACCACGTGCACCTCGCGCTCGTCGATCCGTCGGGTCTCGGCGCGCACGGCATCGCGGGCGTCGTCGATCTCGGCGCGAACCCGGCGACGATCAGCCGCTTCGCGGAGTCCGCGGGGCGCGCTCGCGTCGCTTACGCGGGCGCCTTCCTCACCGCACCGGGCGGGTACCCCGTGGGGCGATCCTGGCTGCCCGAGGGAGCCGCCCGCGAGATCACGCCCACGACGTCATCCCCCGCCGACGCGCTTCCCGACGCGGCGCGCATCGCGGTCGACGAGCAGGCGGCCTTCGGGGCGAGCGTCATCAAGGTCACGCTGAACTCCGACGGGCCCGTCCTCGACCTCGACACGCTCCGAGCGATCGTCGCTGCGGCGCGCATCCACGACCTGCCGGTCGCCGCCCACGTCGAGGGCGAGGGGATGACGCGGCTCGCGCTCGACGCCGAGATCGACGCCCTCGTCCACACGCCGTGGACCGAACACGTGCCGTCGAGCCTCATCGCCCGCGCCGCCGCACGCCAGGTCTGGATCTCGACCCTCGCGATCCACGAGGGCGCAGGCCGCGACACCGCCCTCGACAATCTGAGCCGCTTCCGCGAGGCGGGCGGCCGCGTCGTCTACGGCACCGACCTCGGCAACGGCGACTTGCCCGTCGGCGTGAACGCCGTCGAGATCGCGGCGCTCCAGGATGCCGGTTTCGGCGCCCGCGGCATCCTCGCCGCCCTCGTCGACCCGTGGCCCGCCGCCGCCCAGCCCGACGACGGCATCGCCACGTTCGTACCCGGGCCGCGACCCACCGCACCCACCGATCTGCCCGCGTGGCTCGCGCGCTCCTGCGTCGTGCCCGTCGAAGACCTCGAGGAGATCCGATGA
- the purL gene encoding phosphoribosylformylglycinamidine synthase subunit PurL: MTTPPAAQTVPVPDTVENAKATPEKEQPYGALGLKPDEYEQIKKILGRRPTSGELAMYSVMWSEHCSYKSSKRYLRQFGEKVSPDMKKNLMVGMGENAGVIDVGEGWAVTFKIESHNHPSYIEPFQGAATGVGGIVRDIISMGARPVAVMDALRFGAIDDPDTARVVHGVVSGISFYGNCLGLPNIGGETWFDSVYQANPLVNALAVGVLRHEDLHLANARGVGNKVVLFGARTGGDGIGGASILASDSFDEGGPTKRPAVQVGDPFAEKVLIECCLELYRGDLVEGIQDLGAAGISCATSELASNGDGGMKITLDNVLLRDPSLTAEEILMSESQERMMAIVHPDKLEGFLAVTAKWDVETSVLGEVTDTGRLVIDWHGQEIVNVDPRTVAVDGPVYDRPVAYPAWIDALQADSASALPRDAAELRSQFLALLGSPNLADASWVTSQYDKYVLGNTALSYPDDAGMIRVDEESGLGVSIATDANGRYCQLDPKAGAQLALAEAYRNVAATGAVPAAVSDCLNFGSPENPEVMWQFAQAVEGLADACLELEIPVTGGNVSFYNQTGDVPIHPTPVVAVLGVIDDVARRVPSGWQDDGHNIYLLGTTALELDGSAWAGVVHDHLGGRPPAVDLAGEKKLAELLHAASIEGLIDSAHDLSDGGLAAALAESVSRFGVGARVFLGEVLERDGIDATTALFSESQGRVIVSVPREDDVKFRGLCDGRGYTVARIGVTDAASESLEVQDLFTVSIDELRGVNRAPLADAFGPVVGY, encoded by the coding sequence GTGACCACCCCTCCCGCAGCGCAGACCGTACCCGTCCCCGACACCGTCGAGAACGCGAAGGCGACACCCGAGAAGGAGCAGCCCTACGGCGCCCTCGGGTTGAAGCCCGACGAGTACGAGCAGATCAAGAAGATCCTCGGCCGTCGCCCCACGTCGGGCGAGCTCGCCATGTACTCGGTGATGTGGAGCGAGCACTGCTCGTACAAGTCGTCGAAGCGCTACCTCCGCCAGTTCGGCGAGAAGGTCTCGCCCGACATGAAGAAGAACCTCATGGTCGGCATGGGCGAGAACGCGGGCGTCATCGATGTCGGCGAGGGCTGGGCCGTGACCTTCAAGATCGAGTCGCACAACCACCCGAGCTACATCGAGCCCTTCCAGGGCGCCGCGACCGGCGTCGGCGGCATCGTGCGCGACATCATCTCGATGGGCGCCCGCCCCGTCGCCGTCATGGACGCGCTGCGCTTCGGCGCCATCGACGACCCCGACACCGCACGCGTCGTGCACGGCGTCGTCTCGGGCATCTCGTTCTACGGCAACTGCCTCGGCCTGCCGAACATCGGCGGCGAGACCTGGTTCGACTCGGTCTACCAGGCCAACCCGCTCGTCAACGCCCTCGCGGTCGGCGTGCTGCGCCACGAAGACCTGCACCTCGCCAACGCCCGCGGCGTCGGCAACAAGGTCGTGCTCTTCGGCGCCCGCACGGGTGGCGACGGCATCGGCGGAGCATCGATCCTGGCCTCCGACTCGTTCGACGAGGGCGGCCCCACGAAGCGTCCCGCCGTCCAGGTCGGCGACCCGTTCGCCGAGAAGGTGCTCATCGAGTGCTGCCTCGAGCTCTACCGCGGCGACCTCGTCGAGGGCATCCAAGACCTCGGCGCGGCCGGCATCTCGTGCGCGACGTCGGAGCTCGCCTCCAACGGCGACGGCGGCATGAAGATCACGCTCGACAACGTGCTGCTGCGCGACCCGTCGCTCACCGCCGAAGAGATCCTGATGTCGGAGAGCCAGGAGCGCATGATGGCGATCGTGCACCCCGACAAGCTCGAGGGCTTCCTCGCCGTCACCGCCAAGTGGGACGTCGAGACGAGCGTGCTCGGCGAGGTCACCGACACCGGCCGCCTCGTCATCGACTGGCACGGCCAGGAGATCGTGAACGTCGACCCGCGCACCGTCGCCGTCGACGGCCCGGTCTACGACCGCCCCGTCGCCTACCCCGCGTGGATCGACGCACTGCAGGCCGACTCGGCCTCAGCTCTCCCCCGGGATGCCGCTGAGCTGCGTTCGCAGTTCCTCGCACTGCTCGGTTCGCCGAACCTCGCTGACGCCTCGTGGGTGACGAGCCAGTACGACAAATACGTGCTCGGCAACACGGCGCTCTCGTACCCCGACGACGCGGGCATGATCCGTGTCGACGAGGAGTCGGGTCTCGGCGTCTCGATCGCGACCGACGCGAACGGCCGCTACTGCCAGCTCGACCCCAAGGCCGGCGCGCAGCTCGCCCTCGCCGAGGCGTACCGCAACGTCGCCGCGACCGGTGCGGTTCCCGCCGCCGTCTCCGACTGCCTGAACTTCGGCAGCCCCGAGAACCCCGAGGTCATGTGGCAGTTCGCCCAGGCCGTCGAGGGTCTCGCCGACGCGTGCCTCGAGCTCGAGATCCCCGTCACGGGCGGCAACGTGTCGTTCTACAACCAGACCGGCGACGTGCCGATCCACCCGACGCCCGTCGTCGCCGTGCTCGGTGTCATCGACGACGTCGCCCGCCGCGTGCCCTCGGGCTGGCAGGACGACGGACACAACATCTACCTGCTCGGCACCACCGCGCTCGAGCTCGACGGTTCGGCCTGGGCCGGCGTCGTCCACGACCACCTCGGCGGTCGCCCGCCGGCGGTCGATCTCGCGGGAGAGAAGAAGCTCGCGGAACTGCTGCACGCGGCATCCATCGAGGGTCTCATCGACTCGGCGCACGACCTCTCCGACGGCGGCCTCGCGGCCGCCCTCGCCGAGAGCGTCTCGCGCTTCGGCGTGGGCGCACGCGTCTTCCTCGGCGAGGTGCTCGAGCGCGACGGCATCGACGCGACGACGGCGCTCTTCTCGGAGTCGCAGGGGCGCGTCATCGTCTCGGTTCCCCGCGAGGACGACGTCAAGTTCCGTGGCCTCTGCGACGGACGCGGCTACACGGTCGCCCGCATCGGCGTCACGGATGCCGCGAGCGAGTCGCTCGAGGTGCAGGACCTGTTCACGGTATCGATCGACGAGCTGCGCGGCGTGAACCGCGCGCCCCTCGCCGACGCGTTCGGTCCTGTCGTCGGGTACTGA
- a CDS encoding PadR family transcriptional regulator has protein sequence MPPRTIAPLAVAALALLAERAMHPYEMYQLLIKRHEDKVVKLSAGTLYRAIERLDADGLIVAEGTEREGNRPERTLYAITAAGHDALRARIAAMLGEHVNEFPQFSLAIGEAHNLPRAEVIDLLTARLRSLDEVVSYIDAHLPGPLEESGVERRWILNVDYTRTMLLAEAAWVRTTRDQISSGDIPWRTDGDLLAGREK, from the coding sequence ATGCCCCCTCGTACCATCGCCCCCCTCGCCGTCGCAGCCCTCGCGCTCCTCGCCGAGCGCGCGATGCACCCCTACGAGATGTACCAACTGTTGATCAAGCGCCACGAGGACAAGGTCGTGAAGCTCAGCGCCGGCACGCTCTACCGCGCCATCGAGCGCCTCGATGCCGACGGTCTCATCGTCGCCGAGGGCACCGAGCGCGAGGGCAACCGTCCCGAACGCACGCTCTACGCGATCACCGCCGCGGGTCACGATGCGCTCCGGGCGAGGATCGCCGCGATGCTCGGCGAGCACGTCAACGAGTTCCCGCAGTTCTCCCTCGCGATCGGCGAGGCCCACAATCTGCCGCGCGCCGAGGTCATCGATCTCCTCACCGCGCGACTCCGTTCGCTCGACGAGGTCGTGTCGTACATCGACGCGCACCTTCCGGGCCCCCTCGAGGAGTCCGGCGTCGAACGACGCTGGATCCTCAACGTCGACTACACGCGCACCATGCTCCTCGCCGAAGCGGCGTGGGTCAGGACGACGCGTGACCAGATCTCCTCGGGCGACATCCCGTGGCGTACCGACGGCGACCTGCTCGCCGGAAGAGAGAAGTAA
- a CDS encoding DUF3817 domain-containing protein: protein MTPQIFFRTVAIAEAITWTLLLTGMFLKYIAEVGDWGVAIGGGIHGFVFLVYAVSVVFVGVNQRWRIGTIIVGLFSAVIPYATIPFDIWADRTGRLAGGWRREATDHPRDGSFVNVTLRFVLRHPVIVGAIVAVGVVVVFSALLVIGPPGGKA, encoded by the coding sequence ATGACGCCCCAGATCTTCTTCCGTACTGTCGCGATCGCGGAGGCGATCACGTGGACCCTGCTCCTCACGGGCATGTTCCTCAAGTACATCGCCGAGGTCGGCGACTGGGGTGTCGCGATCGGCGGCGGGATCCACGGATTCGTGTTCCTCGTCTACGCCGTCTCGGTCGTCTTCGTGGGCGTCAACCAGCGCTGGAGGATCGGCACGATCATCGTCGGTCTGTTCTCGGCCGTCATCCCGTATGCGACGATCCCGTTCGACATCTGGGCCGACCGCACCGGGCGTCTCGCCGGCGGATGGCGCCGCGAGGCGACCGATCACCCGCGCGACGGATCGTTCGTCAACGTGACGCTGCGCTTCGTGCTGCGGCACCCGGTCATCGTCGGTGCGATCGTCGCGGTCGGCGTCGTGGTCGTGTTCTCGGCGCTGCTCGTCATCGGCCCGCCCGGCGGCAAGGCCTGA
- a CDS encoding kynureninase, whose translation MTDTSRDHAARLDAADPLASHRSRFFGADGAGAALDAPAGTPLAYFDGNSLGRPLSASITRIELFLREQWGTRLIRGWDEQWMELPFVIGDDLGRAALGAAAGQTVIGDSTTVLLYKLCRAAVDAAGPDRRVIVVDRDNFPTDRYVLEGIAAERGMTLRWIDVDTSAGVTAEQVEAAVGDDTALVVLSQVAYRSGHLADVPRITEIVHAAGALVLWDLCHSAGAVPVDLDAWNVDLAVGCTYKYLNGGPGSPAFAYVRRDLQQTLAQPIQGWMGTADVFAMGPEYTPAAGIRRFISGTPPVVGMLAMRDTIALIEEVGITAIREKSIALTEYALALSAEWLAPLGVEVASPTDAAERGGHVTLSHPAMREVTARLWADDVIPDYRDPHGLRIGLSPLSTSFDEVWLGMRAVRDTLTAL comes from the coding sequence ATGACCGACACCTCTCGCGACCACGCCGCCCGACTCGATGCGGCCGACCCGCTCGCCTCGCACCGCTCGCGCTTCTTCGGCGCCGACGGCGCGGGCGCCGCGCTCGACGCACCTGCGGGCACCCCGCTCGCCTACTTCGACGGCAACTCCCTCGGGCGACCGCTCAGTGCGAGCATCACCCGCATCGAGCTCTTCCTCCGCGAGCAGTGGGGCACGCGCCTCATCCGCGGCTGGGACGAGCAGTGGATGGAGCTGCCGTTCGTCATCGGCGACGACCTGGGCCGCGCAGCCCTCGGTGCGGCCGCCGGTCAGACCGTCATCGGCGACTCGACGACGGTTCTGCTCTACAAGCTGTGCCGCGCGGCCGTCGACGCGGCCGGCCCCGATCGCCGCGTGATCGTCGTCGACCGCGACAACTTCCCGACCGATCGCTACGTGCTCGAGGGCATCGCGGCCGAGCGCGGCATGACGCTCCGCTGGATCGACGTCGACACGTCGGCCGGCGTCACGGCCGAGCAGGTCGAGGCCGCGGTGGGCGACGACACCGCCCTCGTCGTGCTGAGCCAGGTGGCGTACCGTTCGGGCCACCTCGCCGACGTGCCGCGCATCACCGAGATCGTGCACGCGGCCGGAGCCCTCGTGCTGTGGGACCTCTGCCACTCGGCCGGCGCCGTGCCGGTCGACCTCGATGCCTGGAACGTCGACCTCGCCGTCGGCTGCACCTACAAGTACCTCAACGGCGGCCCGGGCTCCCCCGCATTCGCCTACGTGCGCCGCGACCTGCAGCAGACGTTGGCCCAGCCGATCCAGGGCTGGATGGGCACCGCCGACGTGTTCGCCATGGGTCCCGAGTACACGCCCGCCGCCGGGATCCGTCGATTCATCAGCGGTACTCCGCCGGTCGTCGGCATGCTCGCCATGCGCGACACCATCGCGCTCATCGAGGAGGTCGGCATCACCGCGATCCGCGAGAAGTCGATCGCCCTCACCGAGTACGCGCTCGCCCTCTCGGCCGAGTGGCTCGCCCCGCTCGGCGTCGAGGTCGCGTCGCCGACGGATGCCGCCGAGCGCGGTGGTCACGTGACGCTGAGCCACCCGGCGATGCGCGAGGTGACCGCGCGGCTCTGGGCCGACGACGTCATCCCCGACTACCGCGACCCGCACGGGCTGCGCATCGGACTGTCGCCCCTGTCGACGAGTTTCGACGAGGTCTGGCTCGGCATGCGCGCCGTGCGCGACACGCTCACCGCGCTCTGA
- a CDS encoding adenine phosphoribosyltransferase, with protein MNTPSAAERVHDLIELIPDFPSPGILFRDLTPVFADGPALMALAEALVAPFEGRFDYIGGLEARGFLLAGAASAVCGKGVLTVRKAGKLPRNTIGESYALEYGEARLEVHAGQLPAGSRVLIVDDLLATGGTAGAAARLVERAGWHVTGMAFALELNDLPGRQVLSDYEVFSLLNA; from the coding sequence GTGAACACTCCGAGCGCCGCTGAGCGCGTGCACGACCTCATCGAGCTCATCCCCGACTTCCCGTCGCCGGGCATCCTCTTCCGCGACCTGACGCCCGTCTTCGCCGACGGCCCGGCCCTCATGGCGCTCGCTGAAGCGCTCGTCGCTCCCTTCGAGGGGCGCTTCGACTACATCGGCGGCCTCGAGGCCCGCGGCTTCCTCCTCGCGGGCGCGGCCTCCGCCGTCTGCGGCAAGGGCGTGCTCACGGTGCGGAAGGCCGGCAAGCTGCCGCGCAACACGATCGGCGAGAGCTACGCGCTCGAGTACGGCGAGGCGCGCCTCGAGGTGCACGCCGGCCAGCTGCCCGCGGGGTCTCGAGTGCTCATCGTCGACGACCTGCTCGCGACGGGCGGCACGGCGGGTGCTGCGGCGCGGCTCGTCGAACGAGCCGGGTGGCACGTCACCGGCATGGCGTTCGCGCTCGAACTCAACGACCTCCCCGGCCGCCAGGTGCTCTCCGACTACGAGGTCTTCAGCCTGCTGAACGCGTAG
- a CDS encoding Hsp20/alpha crystallin family protein, translating into MTRTYDPFRDLASALVEGRRGPRSIAMDLYRDGDHYVLTADLPGIDPGSVDIDVDGQLLTIRAERTLAAGDGVKWLTREREAGTFLRQLSLGQGIDTEKISANYTNGVLSVTIPVSEKAKPRKIEISTDQPQPITV; encoded by the coding sequence ATGACCCGCACCTACGACCCCTTCCGTGACCTCGCCTCCGCTCTCGTCGAGGGTCGCCGAGGCCCGCGCAGCATTGCCATGGACCTCTACCGCGACGGCGACCACTACGTGCTGACGGCCGACCTTCCCGGCATCGATCCGGGATCGGTCGACATCGACGTCGACGGCCAGCTCCTCACGATCCGCGCCGAGCGCACGCTCGCCGCAGGAGACGGGGTGAAGTGGCTCACGCGCGAGCGCGAGGCCGGAACGTTCCTCCGTCAGTTGAGCCTCGGCCAGGGCATCGACACGGAGAAGATCTCGGCCAACTACACGAACGGCGTCCTGAGCGTGACGATCCCCGTCAGCGAGAAGGCCAAGCCGCGCAAGATCGAGATCTCGACCGATCAGCCGCAGCCGATCACCGTCTGA